The Kwoniella newhampshirensis strain CBS 13917 chromosome 2, whole genome shotgun sequence DNA segment GGCATTTCCAGCAATAGACAAAGCGACGAGATTGGGTAGCGAATCTTTCGTCGCATCACCTTTGCGCTCCAATGCCTCGATAAAGGTATTGTCAACGGAGCAGTAGGACACGTTGAGGAATCTCAAACCGGGCAGTTTCGCCAATACGCTCAGCAGCTCGGCCTGGTCAACAGCGCAGTGACCAAGGTCAAGGGAGACAAGGGTCGATCTAGCCGCTTCTAAGCCGCGTGCGGAAAACCAGCCGGATACAGCGAAAGGCGAGGCCTTCCAGAGATCGACGTGCTGCAAAGACGGTACTGACACATCTTCGAAGCGTATGAGGTTAGAATACGAACAAGCGGAGTATGACTGTAGTTCGGGAACGACGATGTTCCTGCCCCGTACTCGCCACATCTTCACCCAATCGGTAAATTCGGGCATTGGGTACGTTGCAGTCTGCTGAGTGGAAAGTGCAGTGAGCTGTGGTGtgagacgaagaagatcggaCAAGTCTGGCCATGCCGACGTGATGACGCAATGTACTAAAGAGAGGGTTCTGATCGATGCGATGTGTTCGGGATGTTGCATCCAATATACAGGGTCCAAGAGCTCTGCCGCTTGATCGTCCTTGGAGATAACTGTCCCCTGCGTATCGATGCGAAGTGCCTCCCTCTTTCTTTGGCTGATCGAGATCCCGTTCAATTGCACATGCATTAATGATCGAGCTTCGGTATCGAGAAGTCCACATGCGACGTCGTTGACCATTACCGGAGTTCTGAATTCGGTAATCGAGTTGGGGAGAAGCTCAACGTGCAAATCTCGCAATTGTCGAAACCGCCCTTTCCATCGACTTAAAAGTGTCTCAATCGTTCGACTGTCGGCGGTCACATCCAGTCGCCTGACGTTTTTCAAGAATGGACGGATTGCTGTTACTACCTCGTCCGTTTTGCTGGTGTCGAATGCGTCCGTAATGACGATCTCCATAAACAGTCCTTCCGTCCTTTCCGTGTacaccttgaccttctccatcacccTTTTCTTTCCAAGCACAAGCTTGTTCCACAAGCTTTTCTGATTCACCAAAATTCCTCTCCACAATCTGCAGACCCCTGCCATCTTGCTCACGAAACCAGGATAATCGGCCATTCCATGTTCCGCAATTGAGAGCAGAACGTCGGGTGACAATCGCTGTATGTAGTTGACGCGCGATCTACGGGCTGCCTCTCGGGTCGCTTCTTGACGAAGGCGTTCCCCTTCGTCTTTCGCTGCTTTTGCTCGATCGTAGTTGTCTTTCTCGACTATGATCCTGGAACGAAGCCGCTGAAGTGTTGTGTATAAGGTCTGGTTTTGAGCTTGGGTTGGGCCGAGTTCGACTGCCCTTTGGATCATGGTCAGGGCCATATCATACTGCTTCAGCGCAGAGAGGATGCTGGCTCGTCGAAAGTAGCCCtgcaagatgacgaagaggtgtGTCAACGATTGACGACCGCGTGATGTGGGAGGATAGCATGTACCTTGTAACTCTGCGGCCAATTTTTGATGACCTCGTTGCTGACTTCAAGCGCATTGCGTCTCCACGCAGGGAGCTTGCACATGGCAGCTGCCTTAAAGTCCATCAGAGTGAGATCCTTTCCGGCAAAATTCAATGCCTATGATGATTGAAAGCTGTCAGCTCCGACTCGATCACCTGCCTCGCTATGCTTTGCTTTCCCCATCATGTCCACACGCTAACCCACCTTGTCAAAGTTCTTCCATGCTTCCTCATAattcccctccttccaatATTTCATCCCCATGTCCTGATATTCTTTGGCCAGTGATTTCCTGCTCATCTTGACCTTCGCCTTTTCATCCCCTCACTCGGTCGGTCGAGATACAACAGGTGAGACGAGAAATCAACTGATTCAATGTTCCGGAGTTGTCAAGAGTCACAGACAGGCTCAGACGCGTGTGAGAGGTAACATGTGACACCGTGGGAAAACTGGTTCCAAATGATACAGATGGATCGATAATCGATCAGCAGTGACGTCTCGTTGTGGCCATCCGCGCTGACGAAGGTGTCGAGAATAGTTCGACTTGCACTGGTTCATCATTGGACAGCTCTGCACGCCCTTCTGCATCACCTTCCAATCTACCGAGAGTAGAGCACCGCTTGTGCGCACACTCTGTAAGCAGCATTCGTGGCCAAGGACTCGCACCACCGGATAGACAGCTGCTCCATCTCGACACTTCCGCTTTCCGTCCACATTGTTCCAACATGGTGAGCATTGTTTCCGACCACTCCCGTTCAGCTTGTCCTGCAACGGTTTATTGGTCTGACATGTCACTGCAGCTTCTTCGCATCCGTTCCCCAGCGGGCACCGCTCGTATCACGGTCGAGCCCACTACTTCTGGGGAAGACTTCGCTCAGCTGATGCTGGATACCATCCCGAACTCGGATGCTCGACCCGACCCGAAGACATTGAAGCTTAGCAACCAACCTGGAGCCGGTGGAGAGTCTGTCTCATTTGACGCGCTAGTGGGGCGCACGGTCGGAGACATGGGgttcaggtgagtcctTCATCCGTCATACACACTCGCTGGCATATGTGCTGATGCTCAAGCGGATCCAGCCATGGAGACCTCCTATTCCTGTCTTACAAAGCAGTCACGGCCGATCCCCAATCTCATCCCACCACACAAGCAACGACTTCGCAACCGCATCCTGCCCAACCTGACCCGTCTCACCCTCATACACATACTGATCCACCACTGCCGAACACCATTCCGCTCACAGATCTCTCCAACGTCAaagaggcagaggtggaTCTGTTTTGGAAGTCGCAGAATGGGAAGATTGAGAGAAAAAGAGATCCGACTTTTTGTAGACATGGAGACAAGGGGATGTGTGATTACTGCATGCCcttggaggtgagtcgtctgCATCTCTCTGTAGGGTTCAGATTAACTGAAGATGTCCGATTTTGCAGCCATACGATGCTAAATATCAAACAGAACACCAAATCAAACATCTGTCATTCCACGCATATCTTCGCAAGCTCCTATCATCTCGACCGCCcacttcatcatcagcgACCGATCTCCCACCCCTTGATCCTCTCTCACTGTCGGTACTGAATCCCTGCCCTACCGGATCCCATGCGCCGTTTCCTGGTGGTATCTGTTCCACATGTCAACCTTCCGCTGTCACGCTTCAGTCACAGACATTCCGGATGGTCGATCACGTCGAATTTGCCTCACCCACTATCATTGATGGCATACTTAGCGCTTGGAGACGTACAGGCACACAGCGGATCGCTTTCCTGATCGGGAAGTGGGAGAGATACGACAAGGTGCCAATGGGAGTCAAGACGGTAGTGGAGGCTGTATGGGAACCGAAGCAGGAAGGAGAGCTGGATGGATTGACAGTGGAAGTGCcttgggaagatgaggagcgGGTCAGCGAGATCGCTGCGTGGTGCGATAGAGGGCTGATGGTGGTTGGGATGATCTACACGGACTTGACTCCGTGAGTATGAGGCTGTACAGGTCTTGTGAAGTCGCACTGACCTCTACACATGCCCCAATAGCTCACCCGAGGACATCACCAAATCATTGTACAAGCGACACGCGCAATCCTATACCGCTTCCTCGCTTGAAATGCTACTTTCAGCAGCTTACCAAATCTCACATCCTTTGCCGACCAAAATGTCACCGACCGGTCATTTCTCCTCCCGTTTCGTGACCTGCTGCTTGACAGGGGATCAAGATGGTGGGATCGGGGTGCTCGCTTGGCAGGCTTCCGAACATGCAGAGGCGATGGTCAAGGCAGGAATCGTGGAGGCAAGCGTGGATCCAGGTGTagtgagggtgaggaagCCTGGTCCGGGAGAATACGTTCCGGAGGTGTTCTACAGGTGAGTAAGCCGCAGCCGAAGCTGTGAAGTCAGCGCTAATGAAGTCATGTACAGCTATAAGAACGAGT contains these protein-coding regions:
- a CDS encoding nuclear protein localization protein 4 — translated: MLLRIRSPAGTARITVEPTTSGEDFAQLMLDTIPNSDARPDPKTLKLSNQPGAGGESVSFDALVGRTVGDMGFSHGDLLFLSYKAVTADPQSHPTTQATTSQPHPAQPDPSHPHTHTDPPLPNTIPLTDLSNVKEAEVDLFWKSQNGKIERKRDPTFCRHGDKGMCDYCMPLEPYDAKYQTEHQIKHLSFHAYLRKLLSSRPPTSSSATDLPPLDPLSLSVLNPCPTGSHAPFPGGICSTCQPSAVTLQSQTFRMVDHVEFASPTIIDGILSAWRRTGTQRIAFLIGKWERYDKVPMGVKTVVEAVWEPKQEGELDGLTVEVPWEDEERVSEIAAWCDRGLMVVGMIYTDLTPSPEDITKSLYKRHAQSYTASSLEMLLSAAYQISHPLPTKMSPTGHFSSRFVTCCLTGDQDGGIGVLAWQASEHAEAMVKAGIVEASVDPGVVRVRKPGPGEYVPEVFYSYKNEYNLQVKMPAKPTFPVEYLFVNITHGFPVDPSPLFLSSSFPTENRPGLHDQSMEIVISQLSAILLKSDAEITDTGTWPGRIKKEVEKWLSDWHLVSFLCMQGMFSLAEQKILCRAATAHAHPKDVNALEELFASGGWQTLLTIVDSSRSVQPTNGFSNPPFSAFGALGIDSPAEAGSSTNLSGLAGSSAETALGGTSGGGGGGAAASSGPRECPHCTFVNEPGSRDCDICGLPLDG